CCAGCCAGCAATTCGCCCTGCCGTGGAAGGTTGCGACCGAATCAAAGACACAGTCCAGCCAAGCTGAACTATTGGCAACCGATACTCCGGCGACACTGCGCTTGGTCGCGCCGGGCTTTGCCGTTGAATTCAGAAAGAGCACCGGCATGCCGAAGCTGCTTAACTATAACGGGGAAGCGGTCTTAACTTCAGAACTTAAGCCAAACTTCTACCGCTCCCGACTCGATAACGACAACTGGATTTATAACGAGTGGGACTGGGCTGGATTCGACCACTTGAGCGTGGAAGCAAAAGATTTCCGCTACAAAAAGATCAGCACGGGCCAAGTTGAGGTAAGCGCCAGCGTGGTTTCCCGTCCGCAACATTGGCGGGATAACCCGCAGATCTTCCACCTGACATGGACGGTGCATGCCAACGGGCACATTGAATGCGCGGCTAAATACGAGAAAGTAAAAGGCATCGAGAATATGCCACGCATTGGCCTGACCTTCCAGGCAAACGATTCGCTCGATCAGTGGAGTTGGTTCGGTCGCGGCCCCTTCGAAAACTACCGCGACCGTAATCGCAGTGCTTTTGTTGGCGTATATTCCCTGCCAGTCGATGAGATGGGCGAAGCCTATGTGAAGCCTCAGGAGAACGGTAACCGCACCGATGTGCGCTGGGCTGAGCTAGCCAATGCATCCGGCAACGGCATAAAAATCCGCTCCCTCGGCGAGCCACTCAACATGAAAGCCATCCCCTACACGGATATCGAGCTTCATCAGGCCGACTACTCCGACGATCTGCCGGAAACCGGTCGAACCTTCGTCTATATCGACGCGGCACACATGGGCCTCGGCAACAGTAGTTGCGGACCGCGACCGATGGATCAATACCGACTGAGCGATCGTTCACTCTCGTTTGGATTCAGTATCGAGCCCATGAAGCCACTCTCCCCGAAAGCAGCCGTCCCAACGCCGACACCAGCAGTCACCGTAGAGATTCCGGATTACAGCGCCTCAAGCGCGGAGGACAAGAATCCAACCAAAAACGCATTTGACGGCGACCATAACACACGCTGGTGCGCCGCAAATGGTGAGGCCAGGAATTGGCTTTGCGTTGATTATAAGATCCCAACTGCGGTCTCAGGCGTAGAGATCCAATGGGAGCAACAAAATCAAAAATACGGCTATGTCATTGAAGGTTCCGATGATGGCAACGCATGGCAGAAATTGGCAGAGGGTGATGCGACTTCAAAAGACTCCAAGCATCACTTCGATGCCAAGAAACGTTTCTACCGAGTCAGAATAACCAAACTCCCCGGACACTATTGGGCCAGCATTCGAGAACTCATGTTCATTAAAACGACAGATTAAAAAGGAAAGAAATGATGAAAGATATAAGCGCGTATGAGCTCAACTAAAAAGCATATTGCATGCTTGGGCCTGCTTTTGATTGGGGTGAACACGGCTTTTACCAGCGATAGTCGCCCGAATATTCTGTGGCTCTTTTCCGACGACCACGCATTTCAGGCGATCGGGGCCTACGGCGGACGACTTCAGTCGTCCAACCTGACGCCTAACCTCGATTCCATCGCCCGCGAAGGGATGCGCTTCGACAAGTGCTACGTGGGCAACTCCATCTGCGCCCCTAGTCGCGCCACGCTGCTGACGGGCAAGCACAGCCACTTGAACGGAAAAATTGATAACCTCGGTCCGTTCAACCATGATCAGCAGCAATTCCAGAAAATTCTCCGTCAGAACGGATATCAGACGGCGATGATCGGTAAAATCCACCTGCACGGCAAGATGCAGGGGTTTGATTACTGGGAAGTGCTACCGGGTCAGGGACGCTATGAGAATCCGATATTCATCTCTGAATCGGGCAAAAAAACATACGAAGGCCACTCGACCGATGTGATCACCGATCGGGCGCTCCAATGGCTTAAAACCGGCCGTGATGAAACGAAGCCGTTCATGGCGATGGTTCACTACAAAGCGCCGCATCGCAACTGGATCCCTGCCGAACGGTTCCGTAAGAAATTTGAGACCATGAGTTTCCCTGAGCCGGACACTCTTTTTGATGACTACAAAGGCCGTGGTACCGCAGCGCGCAAACAGGATCTGTCTATTGCGAAAACTATGACGATGGGTCATGACTTTAAGGTAGACCGTTGGGCGTATCGAAAAAAGGAACTGCTTGAATCCGGACTGATCGGCAAAGAGCTGGTACGTGCCAAATACCAAGCCTACATGCGCGATTATCTCGCCTGTATTGCAGGGGTTGATGAAAATGTAGGACGGTTATTAGATTACCTGAAGGAGAGCGGACTGGATAAAAACACCGTCGTCATGTACTCGGCGGACCAGGGCTTCTATCTGGGCGAACACGGCTGGTTCGATAAACGCTTTATGTACGAGGAATCGTTCCGCACCCCGCTGCTGGCCAAATGGCCGGACGTCATTCAGCCCGGATCCGTCAACACCGATCTGGTTCAGAATATCGACTTTGCCGAGACCTTCCTTGACCTCGCCGGCATCGGGGCGCCCGCCGATATGCAGGGCGAGAGCATCGTCCCCCTGCTCAAAGGCAATACTCCTGCCGACTGGCGTGACAGCCTCTATTACCACTATTACGAATATCCCGGCTGCCATAGCGTCCGCCGTCACGAGGGCGTAGCGACCCAACGTTATAAACTAATCCGCTTCTACGGGCAGGATGTACCGAACGCCGAGGAGTGGGAGCTGTACGATTTGGAGCGCGACCCGCGCGAA
This genomic stretch from Oceaniferula marina harbors:
- a CDS encoding sulfatase family protein, with translation MSSTKKHIACLGLLLIGVNTAFTSDSRPNILWLFSDDHAFQAIGAYGGRLQSSNLTPNLDSIAREGMRFDKCYVGNSICAPSRATLLTGKHSHLNGKIDNLGPFNHDQQQFQKILRQNGYQTAMIGKIHLHGKMQGFDYWEVLPGQGRYENPIFISESGKKTYEGHSTDVITDRALQWLKTGRDETKPFMAMVHYKAPHRNWIPAERFRKKFETMSFPEPDTLFDDYKGRGTAARKQDLSIAKTMTMGHDFKVDRWAYRKKELLESGLIGKELVRAKYQAYMRDYLACIAGVDENVGRLLDYLKESGLDKNTVVMYSADQGFYLGEHGWFDKRFMYEESFRTPLLAKWPDVIQPGSVNTDLVQNIDFAETFLDLAGIGAPADMQGESIVPLLKGNTPADWRDSLYYHYYEYPGCHSVRRHEGVATQRYKLIRFYGQDVPNAEEWELYDLERDPREMKNEYNNPEYKAVMQTMKKKLTALIKEYKVPQ